A genomic window from Archaeoglobus profundus DSM 5631 includes:
- a CDS encoding ribose-phosphate diphosphokinase translates to MKVVPGKASPLLAKRIADRLGCDLAKTTYKVFPDGELYVRVEKVDEAVVVQSINSNEDLVQLMLIFDALKDAEIKAVIPYMGYARQDREFNEGEAVSIRAIAKLIEGYADKVITVNIHSEKAKSYFKNLVEVDAMPLIGEYYKGKNVVMISPDLGSFNRVKVASSYAGCEFDYLEKRRISAEEVEIKPKSLNVEGKDVVIVDDIISTGGTIVEATKVLKALGAKSVECACVHAVLAGDALNKLFNAGVKRVIATDTIEKSVSVISVADEIAKVLRS, encoded by the coding sequence ATGAAAGTTGTACCCGGTAAAGCCTCTCCTCTCCTAGCCAAAAGAATTGCCGACAGACTTGGCTGTGACCTCGCAAAAACGACTTACAAGGTCTTTCCCGATGGAGAACTTTACGTTAGAGTTGAAAAGGTCGATGAGGCTGTGGTTGTTCAAAGTATAAACTCGAACGAAGACTTAGTTCAGCTTATGCTGATCTTCGATGCCTTGAAGGATGCAGAAATAAAAGCGGTGATTCCCTATATGGGGTATGCTAGGCAGGATAGAGAGTTCAACGAGGGTGAAGCTGTAAGCATAAGAGCAATTGCAAAACTTATCGAGGGCTACGCAGACAAAGTAATTACTGTAAACATCCACAGTGAAAAAGCCAAGAGCTACTTCAAGAACCTCGTTGAAGTAGATGCGATGCCTCTAATTGGTGAGTACTACAAGGGAAAGAATGTCGTAATGATTTCACCAGATTTAGGCTCGTTCAACAGAGTTAAAGTTGCATCGAGCTACGCTGGTTGCGAATTCGATTATTTGGAGAAGAGAAGAATTAGTGCTGAAGAGGTAGAGATAAAGCCAAAGAGTTTGAATGTTGAGGGTAAAGATGTTGTGATAGTCGATGACATAATCTCGACAGGTGGGACTATAGTTGAGGCAACGAAGGTTCTCAAGGCTTTGGGAGCCAAATCGGTTGAATGTGCGTGTGTTCATGCTGTCTTGGCAGGAGATGCTTTGAACAAGTTATTCAACGCCGGAGTAAAAAGAGTGATTGCAACGGATACAATTGAGAAATCCGTTAGTGTGATAAGCGTTGCGGATGAGATAGCAAAGGTTTTAAGATCTTAA
- the proS gene encoding proline--tRNA ligase, with product MLPPKENFSEWYHEVIQQAEIMDIRYPVKGLYVWLPFGFKIRQLVYAKLRELLDRDHQEVYFPTLIPEDMLMKESKHIKGFEDEVYWVTHGGLEPLDVKLALRPTSETAMYPMFKLWIRSHADLPLKVYQIVNVFRYETKHTRPLIRLREVTSFKEAHTVHRTYEEAEEQVRQAVKLYKEFYDFLAIPYLVFRRPEWDKFPGADYTIALDTIMPDGRTLQIGTVHNLADNFARTFEIKYETPEGDHAYAHQTCYGISERCIASLISIHGDDLGLVLPFEVAPVQIVIIPILYKGKEEKVMELSRKLYERLKCFRVVLDDSDERPGAKYYKWELKGVPIRFEIGPREAENGEVVVSFRDERKKFSVTFDEITADTIFKWAKDLKERLRSRAVDNAKSKIVVCNSIEEVAEAVEGRKVALVYACEDCERELENYGSVLGRMEEKPEWLDVSLEGSCVVCGGKGYLVGVAKTY from the coding sequence GTGTTACCACCTAAGGAGAATTTCTCGGAGTGGTATCACGAAGTAATCCAGCAGGCAGAGATAATGGACATTCGTTACCCTGTCAAGGGACTGTACGTCTGGCTTCCATTCGGTTTCAAGATCAGGCAGCTGGTTTATGCAAAGCTGAGAGAACTTTTGGACAGGGATCATCAAGAAGTGTATTTCCCGACGTTAATTCCAGAGGACATGCTGATGAAGGAGAGCAAGCACATAAAGGGGTTTGAAGATGAGGTTTACTGGGTAACTCACGGCGGTTTGGAGCCTCTGGATGTCAAATTGGCCTTGAGACCTACGAGTGAGACAGCAATGTATCCCATGTTCAAGCTCTGGATAAGGAGTCATGCTGATTTGCCTCTGAAGGTTTATCAGATAGTTAACGTGTTCAGGTATGAAACCAAGCACACCCGTCCTTTAATCAGGCTTAGAGAGGTAACGTCATTTAAGGAAGCTCACACAGTTCACAGAACTTATGAGGAGGCGGAAGAGCAGGTTAGACAAGCAGTTAAACTTTACAAGGAATTCTACGACTTCCTTGCAATCCCTTATTTGGTATTTAGACGTCCTGAGTGGGATAAGTTCCCCGGTGCCGATTACACGATTGCACTTGACACGATAATGCCAGACGGAAGAACTCTGCAAATAGGAACTGTTCACAACCTAGCAGACAACTTCGCAAGGACATTTGAGATTAAATACGAAACGCCAGAAGGAGATCACGCTTATGCACATCAAACTTGCTACGGCATATCTGAAAGGTGCATCGCATCTCTAATCTCTATCCACGGCGACGATTTAGGCTTAGTTTTGCCTTTCGAGGTAGCACCAGTTCAGATCGTAATAATCCCAATACTCTACAAAGGAAAGGAAGAGAAAGTTATGGAGCTTTCAAGGAAGCTCTATGAGAGGCTTAAGTGTTTCAGAGTTGTTTTGGACGACAGCGATGAAAGACCGGGAGCCAAGTATTACAAGTGGGAGCTCAAGGGTGTTCCGATAAGGTTTGAGATTGGTCCTAGAGAAGCTGAGAATGGAGAGGTAGTCGTATCGTTTAGAGATGAAAGGAAAAAGTTCAGTGTGACATTTGATGAGATCACTGCAGATACTATCTTCAAATGGGCTAAGGATCTTAAGGAGAGATTGAGATCTAGGGCTGTTGATAATGCGAAAAGTAAGATCGTTGTTTGTAACAGTATCGAGGAAGTTGCTGAGGCTGTAGAGGGTAGGAAGGTAGCTTTGGTTTACGCTTGCGAGGATTGTGAGAGAGAACTTGAGAACTATGGTAGTGTGCTCGGAAGAATGGAGGAGAAGCCTGAGTGGCTCGATGTGAGCTTGGAGGGAAGTTGTGTCGTCTGCGGGGGAAAGGGTTATCTCGTTGGAGTTGCTAAAACTTACTAA
- a CDS encoding DUF7139 domain-containing protein — MRYFSNTLIFVVGLGLIVLGLVFIVYFQLHYGSEPTLVKTTFSLVGLGVPLAVQGIAGMLGYVKYSRATGLSGFLLCVLGLLAFLYLYPKGWIYPTISIVATIYALGLILVLGGLFAEVVQRIIESKPVTVSREISKKASGETPEFDESVFLEPVKFPEPEITFKDIETGDIKFGKALNGRIGKVVKVKDNVDYDATLLNRVKDGKLEIKVKDDEISKISKILKDMESRMKKD, encoded by the coding sequence ATGAGATACTTCAGCAACACACTCATATTCGTCGTAGGTTTGGGTTTAATTGTTTTGGGGCTTGTGTTCATCGTTTACTTCCAGCTTCACTACGGTTCTGAGCCAACTTTGGTAAAGACTACCTTTAGCTTGGTTGGATTAGGAGTCCCTTTGGCAGTTCAAGGGATTGCCGGAATGCTTGGATACGTTAAATACTCCAGAGCCACTGGATTATCGGGCTTTCTACTGTGCGTATTAGGCTTACTTGCATTTCTTTATCTCTATCCCAAGGGCTGGATATATCCTACAATCTCAATCGTCGCAACCATCTACGCTCTGGGATTGATCTTGGTATTGGGAGGTTTATTCGCTGAAGTCGTTCAAAGAATAATAGAGTCCAAACCGGTTACAGTATCTAGAGAAATTTCAAAAAAAGCGAGTGGTGAAACTCCCGAGTTTGATGAGAGTGTATTTTTAGAGCCTGTCAAGTTTCCTGAGCCTGAAATTACATTCAAAGATATTGAGACAGGTGATATAAAGTTTGGAAAGGCTTTGAATGGGAGAATAGGGAAAGTCGTGAAAGTTAAGGACAATGTTGATTACGATGCCACTCTCTTGAACAGGGTAAAGGATGGAAAGCTTGAAATTAAGGTTAAGGATGATGAAATTTCGAAGATTTCAAAAATTTTAAAGGATATGGAGAGTAGAATGAAAAAGGATTAA
- the pyrF gene encoding orotidine-5'-phosphate decarboxylase yields MRKIELVLALDVLEREKALDIANDVKDYISHIKVNYPLVLSCGVGIIGELSKIKPVIADFKIADIPYTSEIIARIAFENGAKAVIVHGFAGRETVKAVLNVAKEFDGEVYVVTELTSSEEFFKGISDKIAKMAVELGCHGIIAPSTRPERVKALKEIVGDIKILCPGIGAQGGSLEVVKYATHIIVGRAIYNSKNPKKSAEEIYKKLSQLD; encoded by the coding sequence ATGAGGAAGATTGAACTCGTTTTGGCTTTAGACGTTCTTGAGAGGGAAAAAGCTCTAGATATTGCAAATGATGTTAAGGATTACATCTCGCATATAAAGGTAAACTACCCACTCGTTCTTTCGTGCGGTGTTGGAATAATAGGAGAACTTTCAAAGATAAAGCCTGTAATTGCGGATTTTAAAATTGCCGACATACCTTACACTAGTGAAATCATCGCGAGGATCGCTTTCGAGAATGGAGCTAAAGCTGTGATAGTTCACGGATTTGCTGGGAGGGAGACTGTTAAAGCTGTATTAAATGTTGCTAAGGAATTTGATGGTGAAGTTTATGTCGTCACTGAGCTTACAAGCTCCGAGGAATTTTTTAAGGGGATTTCAGACAAAATTGCTAAAATGGCTGTGGAATTGGGTTGTCACGGCATAATAGCTCCTTCAACAAGACCAGAGAGAGTTAAAGCTTTAAAAGAGATCGTAGGAGATATCAAAATTCTGTGTCCGGGAATCGGTGCACAGGGTGGAAGTTTGGAAGTCGTGAAGTATGCTACTCACATAATAGTTGGAAGGGCGATATACAACTCGAAGAATCCTAAAAAATCTGCTGAAGAAATTTATAAAAAGTTAAGCCAACTCGATTGA
- a CDS encoding 2-isopropylmalate synthase has translation MRTIKVFDTTLRDGEQMPGVSLPVNYKIQIAKQLDKLGVDVIEAGFPSASKGEFEAVKEIANLGLNAKICGLARVVKKDIDQAIKADVDIVHVFIPTSKIQVEHTIKKTPDEIVQLSVDAVEYVKSHGVECMFSAMDATRTEMDFLKRIYKAVEEAGVDIINVPDTVGIATPFRFYDMIKKLKEHLNVPIDVHCHNDFGLATANTYAAVLAGADEVQVTVNGLGERAGNAPLEEVVALLYAEGFKTNIRMEYLVETSRLVERLTGVKMPPNKPIVGENAFSHESGIHAHGVLKDARTFEPGIITPEMVGHKRRIVVGKHAGRHQIKKILEDAGYVVDDEKLSIIVQKVKELGDKGKKVTDLDLFAIAESVLGEVSEKDRIINVDEVTVLTGNKITPTAVINAEVEGERKVTSAIGVGPVDATFKAVTELLGRKIKITEFRLDAITGGSDALANVYVTVEDEDGETFTARSAGADIVMASFDAVIKAVNYLMLKKKRKK, from the coding sequence ATGAGGACGATCAAGGTTTTCGATACGACACTTAGAGATGGAGAACAGATGCCCGGTGTATCATTACCTGTCAATTACAAGATTCAGATTGCCAAACAGCTGGATAAGCTAGGTGTAGATGTTATAGAGGCCGGTTTTCCTTCCGCATCGAAGGGGGAGTTTGAAGCTGTTAAGGAGATCGCAAACTTGGGTTTAAATGCAAAGATATGCGGTTTGGCCAGAGTTGTCAAGAAAGATATTGATCAGGCTATCAAGGCTGATGTAGATATCGTTCACGTCTTCATTCCAACTTCAAAAATTCAGGTTGAGCACACAATTAAAAAGACTCCAGACGAAATCGTTCAACTGTCGGTCGATGCTGTAGAATACGTCAAATCTCACGGCGTTGAATGCATGTTCTCCGCGATGGATGCTACGAGAACTGAAATGGACTTTCTGAAGAGGATTTACAAGGCTGTCGAAGAAGCTGGCGTAGATATAATAAATGTGCCAGATACTGTGGGAATAGCAACTCCATTCAGGTTCTACGACATGATCAAAAAGCTTAAAGAACATCTCAACGTTCCTATAGATGTTCACTGTCACAACGACTTTGGATTGGCCACAGCAAACACGTATGCAGCAGTTCTAGCTGGAGCGGATGAAGTCCAAGTTACAGTGAATGGATTGGGTGAGAGGGCCGGAAACGCTCCTCTTGAGGAGGTTGTGGCATTATTGTATGCCGAGGGTTTCAAGACAAACATAAGGATGGAATACCTAGTTGAGACATCTCGCTTAGTTGAGAGGCTTACAGGAGTCAAGATGCCACCGAACAAGCCGATTGTCGGCGAAAACGCCTTCAGTCATGAGAGTGGTATTCATGCTCACGGAGTGCTTAAGGATGCAAGAACTTTCGAGCCAGGAATTATAACGCCTGAGATGGTCGGGCATAAACGTAGGATAGTCGTTGGAAAACATGCGGGTAGGCATCAGATCAAGAAGATTTTAGAGGATGCTGGCTATGTTGTGGATGACGAAAAACTTAGCATAATCGTTCAAAAGGTTAAGGAGCTTGGGGACAAGGGTAAGAAGGTTACAGACTTGGACTTGTTTGCGATAGCAGAATCGGTATTGGGTGAAGTGAGTGAAAAGGATAGGATCATAAATGTTGACGAGGTTACGGTTCTAACTGGAAACAAGATTACTCCTACAGCTGTAATAAATGCTGAAGTTGAAGGTGAAAGGAAGGTTACATCTGCGATTGGTGTCGGACCTGTGGATGCAACGTTTAAAGCTGTAACAGAGCTTCTGGGAAGGAAGATTAAGATTACCGAGTTCAGGTTGGATGCTATAACTGGAGGTAGCGATGCTCTGGCAAATGTCTACGTCACTGTTGAGGACGAGGATGGCGAGACCTTTACTGCGAGGAGTGCTGGTGCGGACATAGTCATGGCATCTTTCGATGCTGTTATAAAGGCTGTAAACTACCTTATGCTTAAGAAGAAGAGGAAGAAGTAA
- a CDS encoding AF1514 family protein translates to MKEVKVKIEGLELDFEKAKAIADILVGGTLIAWSDGKRSYPDVVCCSIDDKPGWMVYGETRGNVKVEINNYTFYYLSDEEAEH, encoded by the coding sequence ATGAAAGAAGTGAAGGTAAAGATTGAGGGGCTAGAGCTTGACTTCGAAAAAGCTAAGGCTATAGCGGATATACTCGTCGGAGGAACTTTGATAGCTTGGTCTGATGGAAAAAGAAGTTATCCGGACGTGGTCTGCTGTTCAATCGATGACAAGCCGGGATGGATGGTTTATGGTGAGACAAGGGGAAACGTTAAAGTTGAAATAAACAACTACACATTCTACTACTTGAGTGATGAGGAGGCTGAGCACTGA
- a CDS encoding cation:proton antiporter, giving the protein MEEFEVIILCTAIAYLCRSLRFSPIPMYILLGLVLKNLGIIRGDHSVLSELGIVFLLFYIGLKINPHQVSRNLKGITYAGLIDFVFNFFPPLMILLASGFDIFVSIVVSSAIYVSSSAICLKLLVDTRKLIFPFAETVVWLMVFEDLVMIGFLMFMSLSGISPLVKTILFLAIVYIIYKYSRMFRSLFDRSDEIPMLATFSIPSLAVLVKNLGISEALASISLGIAFSRYKLDNLVIPFKEVFLAIFFVMFGASINLEMLDIGVVLPLIFIAIVGKLLSGYFIGLNVHKSKKDGVRIFKYTVPRGEFSVILTTLFAPQFSGIISAVVLATSIFGIALSRKD; this is encoded by the coding sequence ATGGAAGAGTTTGAAGTAATAATCCTTTGTACGGCAATTGCCTACTTGTGCAGGAGCTTAAGATTCAGCCCAATTCCAATGTACATACTGCTGGGTTTGGTATTGAAAAATCTTGGAATAATAAGAGGAGATCATTCTGTACTGAGCGAACTGGGAATTGTGTTTCTTCTCTTTTACATTGGTCTGAAAATAAATCCTCATCAGGTTTCGAGAAATTTGAAGGGTATAACTTATGCTGGCCTAATAGATTTCGTCTTTAACTTCTTCCCTCCTCTAATGATTTTGCTCGCTTCTGGATTCGACATCTTTGTGAGTATCGTTGTATCTTCGGCAATCTATGTCAGCAGTTCTGCAATCTGCTTAAAATTGTTGGTTGACACTAGAAAATTGATTTTTCCCTTCGCTGAAACTGTTGTCTGGTTAATGGTTTTCGAAGATTTGGTAATGATTGGATTTCTAATGTTCATGTCATTAAGCGGAATATCACCGTTGGTAAAGACAATTCTGTTTCTAGCGATCGTATACATTATATACAAATATTCTCGCATGTTCAGATCATTGTTTGATAGAAGTGACGAGATTCCAATGTTGGCCACCTTTTCTATTCCATCTTTAGCCGTTTTGGTTAAAAATCTGGGAATATCGGAAGCTCTGGCTTCAATATCTCTGGGAATTGCTTTTTCGAGATATAAACTGGACAACTTGGTCATTCCATTCAAAGAGGTTTTTCTGGCTATCTTCTTTGTCATGTTTGGTGCAAGTATAAATTTGGAAATGCTCGATATAGGTGTCGTATTACCTCTAATCTTTATTGCGATTGTCGGAAAGCTGCTGAGCGGGTATTTTATAGGTTTGAACGTTCACAAATCCAAGAAAGACGGTGTACGTATCTTCAAGTATACTGTTCCGAGAGGAGAATTCTCCGTTATATTGACCACTCTATTTGCACCGCAGTTTTCGGGTATAATTTCTGCTGTAGTATTGGCCACTTCAATTTTCGGTATAGCACTATCAAGAAAAGATTAA
- a CDS encoding TIGR00288 family NYN domain-containing protein produces the protein MSIKKKLRISKVQKIKEILSKRKQESRKRIAVLVDGPNMLRKEFNLNLSEIRDILKEYGDIKVAKVFLNQYATDKLVEAVENQGFEPVITSGDVDVRMAVEAMDLIYNDLIDVLALVTRDADFKAVLKKAMEMGKETIIIGAEPGFSTALKNSADIAIILNEDDYEDYEED, from the coding sequence ATGTCAATCAAGAAGAAACTGAGAATATCTAAAGTTCAGAAGATAAAGGAGATTTTATCAAAGAGAAAGCAAGAAAGCAGAAAGAGGATTGCCGTGCTTGTAGATGGCCCGAACATGCTTAGGAAAGAGTTCAATTTAAATCTGAGTGAGATAAGAGATATCCTAAAGGAGTACGGAGATATAAAAGTTGCAAAAGTCTTTCTGAATCAGTATGCAACGGATAAGCTCGTTGAGGCTGTTGAAAATCAGGGGTTTGAGCCTGTGATAACCTCAGGAGATGTAGATGTCAGGATGGCCGTTGAGGCTATGGATTTGATTTACAACGATCTTATAGATGTTTTAGCACTGGTTACGAGAGATGCAGACTTCAAAGCCGTCTTGAAGAAGGCTATGGAAATGGGGAAAGAGACAATTATCATTGGAGCGGAACCGGGATTTTCGACCGCTTTGAAAAACTCCGCAGACATTGCAATAATTTTAAACGAGGACGACTACGAGGATTATGAGGAAGATTGA
- a CDS encoding disk-shape morphogenesis protein volactin, giving the protein MAKGLDVGTMNIVCSEMEGDNIVFVQQRNAFLELDYSDLTKMMLDNANVQYVIRGDKIYILGDDALKFATVFKKSVRRPMKSGILSPEEKEAVPIIKLILEKVLESPSSNGEAVCISSPANPIDSDIETTYHRKTLEALVKKMGYTPFTIDEGLAVIYSELADNSFTGIGISFGAGLTNVTAAYFAAPIVSFSIARGGDWIDENAAKATGMPKEEVCAIKESRFELKYEVELGSIEGALAIYYDYLLTYVIENLRRKLAEVSPPRVEFPVVLAGGTAKPKGFKEAFEEKISKVGLPVEISTIRLARDPLLSVARGCLIAAKTKES; this is encoded by the coding sequence ATGGCTAAGGGTTTAGATGTAGGAACTATGAACATAGTCTGTTCTGAGATGGAGGGTGACAACATCGTTTTTGTTCAGCAGAGGAATGCTTTCCTAGAATTGGATTATAGCGATTTAACGAAGATGATGTTGGACAACGCAAACGTTCAGTACGTTATAAGGGGTGACAAGATATACATACTTGGTGATGATGCCCTTAAATTCGCAACAGTCTTTAAGAAGTCGGTAAGAAGACCAATGAAATCAGGAATTTTGAGCCCCGAGGAAAAGGAAGCTGTTCCAATAATAAAACTCATACTTGAGAAAGTTTTGGAAAGTCCATCTTCAAATGGAGAGGCAGTATGTATATCCTCTCCAGCAAATCCCATAGATTCCGACATAGAAACCACTTATCACAGAAAGACATTGGAGGCCTTAGTTAAGAAGATGGGATACACACCCTTTACCATTGACGAAGGCTTGGCAGTTATATACTCAGAGTTAGCCGACAACAGCTTTACAGGAATAGGCATCAGCTTTGGAGCGGGATTGACAAATGTAACTGCGGCATACTTTGCAGCACCAATAGTTTCGTTCAGCATTGCGAGAGGAGGTGATTGGATAGACGAGAATGCAGCAAAAGCAACTGGAATGCCTAAAGAGGAGGTTTGTGCCATAAAGGAGAGCAGATTCGAGTTGAAGTATGAAGTTGAATTGGGTAGCATTGAAGGAGCTCTGGCAATATACTATGATTACCTGCTTACTTACGTGATCGAAAACTTGAGGAGAAAGTTGGCTGAAGTCTCGCCACCACGGGTCGAGTTTCCGGTGGTGTTGGCAGGAGGTACTGCGAAGCCAAAAGGGTTCAAGGAGGCTTTTGAAGAGAAAATTTCGAAAGTTGGACTACCTGTCGAGATATCTACAATAAGGCTTGCGAGAGATCCCCTCCTCAGCGTTGCAAGGGGTTGTCTGATTGCCGCAAAGACCAAAGAGAGTTAG
- a CDS encoding DUF599 domain-containing protein: MVSQLDILAFLIFIACFGGYHALYLLIVEKYPKKAVKAYVRILREKSIANLLEREEYETLVQQLRDAIQVCYVFASSSLIFMGLMFNLLINIDEIARNLKITDVTAFEYKVLFVIAIQALSFIFFISSIRYYRMLSLLIATPPEEILRLLGITAEKFYAQLLDKGCTYYTLGSRGLLYSMLSFTWFLSPLAFLTLVIVVTLLLAKYRDFTRFQEV; the protein is encoded by the coding sequence ATGGTTTCACAACTCGATATACTTGCTTTCCTAATCTTTATCGCTTGTTTCGGAGGTTATCATGCTCTTTACCTCCTAATCGTTGAGAAGTATCCTAAAAAAGCCGTAAAAGCTTACGTTAGAATCTTAAGAGAAAAGAGTATAGCCAATTTGCTTGAGAGGGAGGAGTACGAAACACTTGTTCAGCAGTTGAGGGATGCTATACAAGTCTGCTACGTTTTCGCATCATCATCGTTGATATTTATGGGTCTTATGTTTAATTTGCTAATAAACATTGATGAAATAGCCCGTAACCTCAAGATAACCGATGTCACCGCCTTCGAGTACAAGGTACTGTTCGTGATTGCCATTCAAGCTCTATCCTTCATATTCTTCATCTCATCAATAAGATACTACAGAATGTTAAGCCTGCTAATAGCTACGCCTCCAGAGGAAATTTTAAGACTTCTCGGAATAACAGCTGAGAAATTCTACGCTCAGCTTTTGGATAAGGGTTGCACGTATTATACTTTGGGTAGTAGAGGTCTCCTCTACAGCATGCTTTCCTTCACGTGGTTTTTAAGTCCTTTAGCATTTCTAACTCTGGTCATAGTCGTAACGCTTCTGCTGGCAAAATACAGGGATTTCACGAGATTTCAGGAAGTTTAA
- a CDS encoding AAA family ATPase, whose product MKEVQEVKYLILRPLGYPLKASYHEYPVVDNPRVFERYARDQWKGEYVSKGKMLFDYRMFPDFAFEVVSAEPEGIITDSTRILVESPKSVVETEIVKDVKIEDVVGQEEAKKKVRVILKYLQNPEKFGKWAPKNVLFYGPPGTGKTMTAKALANEANVPFISVKSTKLIGEHVGDGARRIHELYERARQVAPCIVFLDEFDSIALDRSYQDLRGDVSEVVNALLTELDGIEKNEGICTIAATNRIELIDPSIRSRFEEEIEFTLPSLEERLKILENNFRDFPLKVRANLKVIAEITEGFSGRDLVEKVIKSALHKAIAEEREYIGTEDLVKAVERVKKPVKQPPKQMFI is encoded by the coding sequence GTGAAGGAGGTTCAGGAGGTCAAGTATCTCATACTGAGACCTTTGGGGTATCCTTTAAAGGCGAGTTATCACGAGTACCCAGTAGTAGACAATCCAAGAGTCTTTGAAAGGTATGCAAGAGATCAATGGAAGGGTGAATACGTTTCTAAAGGTAAAATGCTCTTTGACTATCGCATGTTCCCCGATTTTGCATTTGAGGTAGTTAGCGCTGAACCTGAAGGAATTATTACGGATTCAACCCGCATTCTGGTTGAAAGTCCTAAAAGTGTTGTTGAGACTGAGATAGTTAAGGATGTTAAAATTGAAGATGTAGTTGGGCAAGAGGAGGCTAAAAAGAAGGTGAGGGTTATTCTGAAGTATTTGCAGAATCCTGAAAAGTTTGGAAAGTGGGCACCTAAGAACGTTCTATTCTATGGCCCTCCAGGAACAGGTAAGACGATGACAGCCAAGGCTCTAGCTAACGAGGCGAACGTTCCATTCATATCGGTGAAATCGACCAAACTCATCGGTGAGCATGTCGGCGATGGAGCGAGGAGAATCCATGAGCTTTACGAGAGAGCAAGGCAGGTTGCTCCGTGCATAGTCTTCTTGGACGAATTTGATTCAATAGCTTTGGACAGGAGCTATCAGGACTTGAGAGGTGATGTAAGCGAAGTAGTCAACGCCCTACTTACAGAGTTGGACGGAATTGAAAAGAATGAGGGAATTTGCACAATAGCAGCGACGAATAGGATCGAGCTAATCGATCCGTCAATAAGGAGCAGATTTGAAGAAGAGATTGAATTTACCCTGCCGAGCTTGGAGGAAAGACTTAAGATACTCGAAAACAACTTCAGGGACTTCCCGCTCAAGGTTAGAGCAAATCTAAAGGTGATAGCTGAAATAACAGAGGGCTTCAGTGGAAGAGATCTTGTTGAGAAGGTAATTAAATCGGCTTTGCATAAAGCCATAGCTGAAGAGAGAGAATACATCGGAACCGAAGATTTGGTTAAGGCTGTTGAGAGAGTTAAAAAGCCTGTAAAGCAGCCACCCAAACAGATGTTCATATAA
- a CDS encoding TRAM domain-containing protein gives MRNLGFSRPPVSVGEVREVKIVAMGSGGDGIAKVNGFVVFVPGTKVGDDVKVKVTKVLKKFAFAEVVE, from the coding sequence TTGAGAAATTTGGGATTTAGCAGACCGCCTGTAAGTGTGGGAGAAGTAAGGGAAGTAAAAATCGTTGCAATGGGTAGTGGTGGAGACGGAATAGCGAAAGTGAACGGCTTTGTTGTGTTCGTTCCGGGAACGAAGGTTGGAGACGACGTGAAGGTAAAGGTAACGAAGGTCTTGAAGAAGTTCGCGTTTGCGGAAGTAGTTGAGTAA
- a CDS encoding cation:proton antiporter regulatory subunit: MRSVELPGVGSKYEIDGLDGKIAIVFLENNNVQVYVLERDCDKPCVVTLTPKDAVRLGSILTGAIFESKEESVEVVFSALADLRIGVHTYIVPKSLAGKTIEELDLRRKTGVTIIAISREGKNIVNPPPSTELREGDVIVVIGEHDQIERFEKLILGR; the protein is encoded by the coding sequence ATGAGGTCAGTCGAGCTACCGGGTGTAGGTTCCAAGTACGAAATAGATGGGCTGGATGGTAAAATTGCAATTGTATTTTTGGAGAATAATAACGTTCAAGTTTACGTTCTGGAAAGAGATTGTGACAAACCCTGCGTCGTAACTTTAACTCCTAAAGATGCTGTAAGGTTGGGAAGCATATTGACTGGAGCTATTTTTGAGAGTAAAGAGGAGTCTGTCGAAGTTGTCTTCTCAGCTTTGGCGGACTTAAGGATTGGTGTACACACTTACATTGTTCCTAAGAGTCTTGCTGGCAAGACTATAGAGGAATTAGATCTGAGGAGAAAAACGGGAGTAACGATAATAGCCATCTCTAGGGAGGGCAAGAATATAGTAAACCCACCACCTTCAACAGAACTCAGAGAGGGAGATGTAATAGTTGTTATAGGAGAGCACGATCAAATCGAAAGATTCGAGAAGCTTATACTGGGGAGATGA